One Leptospira wolbachii serovar Codice str. CDC genomic region harbors:
- a CDS encoding type I 3-dehydroquinate dehydratase — translation MPESYKIIASVGEDDLRHLQKKDVKEVDVIEVRLDLFSRNYIQKEMKKKLKALGLPVLFTYRRAEDSSVRSYVKLFHEDVEGILKDFNDNANYLDIELNREDTIFRNYDTLNYRIIYSYHSFKKSILANEMTNYINKAKPVKKKNPIFKFAITPEDIEETADFLNDIKLLSKSNTMIGICMGELGIISRVFGDKFHSSFTYMTLGEAKAPGQISVDTFKKLRADLFKSPNSGKDSKED, via the coding sequence ATGCCAGAATCTTACAAAATCATAGCTTCCGTAGGTGAAGATGATCTTCGTCACTTACAAAAAAAAGACGTAAAGGAAGTCGACGTGATCGAAGTCCGATTGGATCTTTTTTCCAGAAACTACATCCAAAAAGAAATGAAAAAAAAGCTAAAAGCTTTAGGTCTTCCCGTGCTTTTTACTTATCGCAGAGCAGAAGATAGCAGTGTTCGCTCCTATGTAAAACTCTTCCATGAAGATGTAGAAGGAATTCTAAAAGATTTTAATGATAATGCAAATTATTTAGATATCGAATTGAATCGCGAAGATACCATCTTTCGCAATTATGATACGCTTAACTATCGGATTATTTATTCCTACCATTCGTTTAAAAAATCGATCCTTGCCAATGAAATGACGAATTACATAAATAAAGCAAAGCCTGTAAAAAAGAAAAATCCAATCTTCAAATTTGCCATCACACCAGAAGACATTGAAGAAACGGCAGATTTTTTGAATGATATTAAACTTTTATCCAAATCCAATACTATGATTGGAATCTGTATGGGGGAACTTGGAATTATCTCTCGAGTTTTCGGAGACAAATTTCACTCATCTTTCACCTACATGACATTGGGTGAAGCAAAAGCACCTGGTCAAATCTCAGTAGACACCTTTAAAAAACTAAGAGCCGATTTATTTAAAAGTCCTAACTCCGGAAAAGATTCTAAAGAAGATTAG
- a CDS encoding KpsF/GutQ family sugar-phosphate isomerase: MKEKDTLSIVKQALDDEISSLVHFRDQLDPSVKDCIDLILNSSGKVIVTGVGKSGDIAKKISHTLSSTGTSAYFLHPTDASHGDSGIVGPDDVVLAIGKSGESEELNYILPTLRKIGAKIVGITANAKSKLAALSDIVIITPVLKEACPLDLAPTSSTTIALVLGDAIAVALMELKNFQANDFALYHPAGRLGKRLSLYLSDVMRKGERNASISVNANLETILKEITEKGIGATGVVDSESKLIGLITDYDIRKYLTKKTLLPTVTAKDMMNANPSSFRPEEKAYDVLIKMEGRDRPISVAPVVDETGQFVGMISLHDLLQKGL; the protein is encoded by the coding sequence ATGAAAGAAAAAGATACACTATCTATCGTAAAACAAGCGCTCGATGATGAAATATCATCTCTGGTTCATTTTCGCGACCAGCTCGATCCATCTGTTAAAGACTGTATCGATTTAATTTTAAATTCATCAGGGAAAGTCATTGTCACCGGTGTTGGTAAGTCTGGAGACATTGCCAAAAAAATTTCACATACGCTTTCTTCGACAGGAACTTCAGCTTATTTTTTACACCCTACCGATGCCTCACATGGTGACTCAGGGATTGTAGGACCTGATGATGTAGTCCTTGCTATCGGTAAAAGTGGAGAATCCGAAGAACTAAACTACATTTTGCCCACACTTAGAAAGATTGGAGCAAAAATTGTAGGAATCACTGCAAACGCTAAATCAAAGTTAGCGGCTCTTTCCGATATTGTCATCATCACTCCTGTATTAAAAGAAGCTTGTCCCTTGGATTTGGCACCCACATCAAGCACCACCATTGCCCTAGTTCTCGGAGATGCCATTGCCGTAGCACTGATGGAATTAAAAAACTTTCAAGCAAACGACTTTGCTTTGTACCATCCAGCAGGTCGACTCGGGAAACGTCTTTCTCTATACCTATCGGACGTTATGCGAAAAGGAGAAAGAAACGCGTCAATTTCCGTAAATGCTAATCTTGAAACCATTCTCAAAGAAATTACTGAAAAAGGAATTGGTGCCACGGGTGTTGTGGATTCAGAATCAAAACTCATTGGCCTAATCACTGACTACGATATCAGAAAGTATCTAACTAAAAAAACACTGTTACCAACTGTGACTGCAAAAGACATGATGAATGCAAATCCAAGCAGTTTTCGACCTGAAGAAAAAGCTTATGATGTTTTAATTAAAATGGAAGGTCGGGATCGTCCTATTTCCGTTGCTCCCGTTGTGGATGAAACGGGCCAATTTGTAGGAATGATATCCCTTCACGATTTATTACAAAAAGGACTATAA
- a CDS encoding UpxY family transcription antiterminator, which translates to MSETNPPIEESAWYIVYTKPRAEKKLSQLLTKYTLENYVPIRKERKKWTDRFKWIHTPILPSYIFVKIVFWRDKNKVLQLPGSHHFVFHKGQPATVSQEELDLLEEGLQKYADSLKVRPESVLEKGKLVRIVSGAFSGKTLEILKVKNKTLVVLRFPGIDTAITHEIKVDDLAWEELLV; encoded by the coding sequence ATGTCCGAGACTAATCCCCCAATTGAAGAAAGTGCTTGGTACATCGTGTATACCAAACCCAGGGCCGAAAAAAAACTGAGTCAGTTACTCACGAAGTATACTTTAGAAAACTATGTTCCCATTCGCAAAGAAAGAAAAAAATGGACCGACAGGTTTAAGTGGATCCATACACCCATACTCCCTTCTTATATTTTTGTAAAAATTGTTTTCTGGAGAGATAAAAATAAAGTCCTCCAATTACCTGGTTCCCATCATTTTGTATTTCATAAGGGCCAACCAGCAACGGTGTCACAAGAGGAATTAGATCTGTTGGAAGAAGGCCTCCAGAAATATGCAGACTCACTAAAAGTAAGACCAGAATCGGTTTTGGAAAAAGGGAAACTGGTACGTATTGTCAGTGGAGCGTTTAGTGGCAAAACATTGGAAATTTTAAAAGTTAAAAATAAAACCTTAGTGGTCCTAAGGTTTCCAGGCATTGACACTGCGATTACTCATGAAATCAAAGTGGATGATTTAGCCTGGGAGGAATTACTCGTATGA
- a CDS encoding LIC_10042 family TonB-like protein — MKAYTDNENGDCILSNKVFHDLGMHILFEDQKYKALVITFGFHLLLLFALIAYSQQRDIDSPFLKWKEGGAASTIHLQFSSGIGKFLESDSRNPSHEEGTKTLEDEISEFQNRLSYPALALEQKLEDVCIYKLTIKEDGTLEKIAVVTACRYAVFDFQVRRQLADWQFQYSKGKEFVLPIRFRLDVRD; from the coding sequence TTGAAGGCATATACGGACAATGAAAATGGAGATTGCATTCTCTCCAATAAAGTTTTTCATGATCTTGGGATGCACATTCTCTTTGAAGATCAGAAATATAAGGCTCTGGTCATAACTTTTGGATTTCACCTCTTGTTACTATTTGCCCTAATTGCCTATAGCCAGCAAAGGGACATAGATTCGCCATTTTTAAAATGGAAAGAAGGTGGGGCCGCATCGACCATACATTTACAATTTTCTTCTGGAATTGGAAAATTCCTTGAGTCTGACTCTAGAAATCCATCGCATGAGGAAGGTACCAAAACTTTAGAAGACGAAATCTCCGAATTCCAAAACCGATTGAGTTACCCAGCACTCGCTTTGGAACAGAAATTAGAAGATGTTTGCATTTATAAACTCACCATCAAAGAAGATGGTACTCTAGAAAAAATTGCAGTGGTCACCGCGTGTAGGTATGCGGTCTTTGATTTTCAGGTGCGTCGGCAGCTAGCCGATTGGCAGTTCCAATATTCCAAAGGTAAAGAATTTGTTCTACCCATTAGGTTCCGTTTAGATGTCCGAGACTAA
- a CDS encoding tetratricopeptide repeat protein yields MESVRKYLSLVFIFVILHTTLFAIDSDAMKEGKKAFSKKAYGEAIKKFTKHADSHPQDGEAYMYLGYIYEYKKDYPKSIQNFRRAADLDLDKDQRKTVLLKLALFFNYHQDWNLSATYAARYLKYDSKNEEVQKIYNRAVGNKGNPSSTQSYSHNVKVESKPSEAKQSDSKKDTSKKVEEVSDNAEGTKPSEHYEQVLVGQPNLEDVRWDYVLALFEEKKYDLAETNLKNLIEKNPSRSRYHYKLGIVKLRQDDPKSAIESFERAKKNPFSKDTNVFLYYVYLNEGIAYQKLAELDKAETSFQQAYKQLQKDPPLLALARLYEQKSDWENCISSADKALSLNPEQIESHIFRFVCMFEAGKRTKKFENSFAKYSEFIDSKYPDLTQTPEKYQVGFIKLARRYTETNAFEKAETYFSFLEKVPANLESREFLFYRGRNYFYSGKVDAAITILQKVSGSSSGYYLLARCYSKKGDLTKTKEQFKLAADLKPEYWTSESLEKDFKDVWKDVSFREFIKTKAGTVSAQSLP; encoded by the coding sequence TTGGAATCCGTGCGGAAATATCTTTCCTTAGTTTTTATCTTTGTAATCCTTCACACTACACTCTTCGCCATTGACAGTGATGCGATGAAGGAAGGCAAAAAAGCTTTCTCAAAAAAAGCTTATGGCGAAGCGATTAAAAAATTTACAAAACATGCCGACTCACACCCGCAAGACGGTGAAGCCTATATGTATTTGGGGTATATCTATGAGTATAAAAAAGATTATCCTAAATCCATTCAAAACTTTAGAAGAGCCGCCGATTTGGATTTGGACAAAGACCAAAGAAAAACAGTCCTTCTGAAACTCGCACTTTTTTTTAACTACCACCAAGATTGGAATTTATCTGCAACTTATGCGGCTCGTTATTTGAAATATGATTCCAAAAATGAAGAAGTACAAAAGATATACAACCGCGCTGTGGGAAACAAAGGAAATCCTTCTTCTACACAAAGTTATTCCCATAATGTCAAAGTAGAATCCAAACCTTCGGAAGCAAAACAGTCGGATTCCAAAAAAGATACATCTAAAAAAGTAGAAGAAGTTTCCGATAACGCAGAAGGTACTAAACCAAGCGAGCATTATGAACAAGTTTTAGTAGGCCAACCAAATTTGGAAGATGTACGTTGGGATTATGTTTTAGCATTGTTTGAAGAAAAAAAATATGATCTAGCTGAAACCAATCTAAAGAATCTGATCGAAAAAAATCCATCTCGTTCTAGATACCACTACAAACTTGGGATTGTAAAACTAAGACAAGATGATCCTAAATCGGCAATTGAATCTTTCGAACGTGCCAAAAAGAATCCTTTTTCCAAAGACACAAATGTATTTTTGTATTATGTTTATCTAAACGAAGGAATCGCCTATCAAAAGTTAGCTGAATTAGATAAGGCAGAAACTTCCTTCCAACAAGCATACAAACAACTGCAAAAAGACCCGCCCCTTTTAGCATTAGCAAGATTGTACGAACAAAAATCAGATTGGGAAAATTGTATTTCGTCGGCTGACAAAGCTCTTTCTCTCAATCCAGAACAAATAGAATCCCATATATTTCGTTTTGTTTGTATGTTTGAAGCCGGCAAAAGGACAAAAAAATTCGAAAATAGTTTTGCTAAGTATTCTGAATTTATTGACTCAAAATATCCTGACTTAACCCAAACTCCAGAAAAATACCAAGTGGGTTTTATTAAACTCGCAAGGCGTTATACGGAAACCAATGCATTCGAGAAAGCAGAAACCTATTTTTCATTTTTAGAAAAAGTTCCAGCAAATTTAGAGTCGAGAGAGTTTTTATTCTACCGTGGTCGGAATTATTTTTATTCGGGAAAGGTAGATGCGGCCATTACTATCTTACAAAAAGTTTCCGGTTCCTCATCAGGATACTATCTGCTTGCCAGATGTTATTCTAAAAAAGGGGATCTTACAAAAACCAAAGAACAATTTAAGTTAGCTGCAGATTTAAAACCTGAGTATTGGACTTCTGAATCTTTAGAGAAAGATTTTAAAGATGTTTGGAAAGATGTCAGTTTTCGTGAATTCATTAAAACAAAAGCGGGCACAGTCAGTGCCCAAAGCCTACCTTAA